The Kribbella amoyensis genomic sequence CGGGGTCGGCGCACCTTGGGGCGGATAGCGTTCAGCCCATGACCGCGGAACCAGTGCCCGGCGACCAGGCCGGCCCGATACTCGTCGACCAGGCGGTGGCGATCAGGACCCTCGGACTGGTCCGCAGTTACGGCAGCGGCGAGACCCGGATCGACGCGCTCGCCGGCGTCGACGTCGAGCTCGGCCGCGGCCGGTTCACCGCGGTGATGGGCCCCTCCGGGTCCGGGAAGTCGACGCTGCTGCACTGCCTGGCCGGCCTGGACCGGCCGACCGGCGGCCAGGTACTGCTCGGCGACACCGATCTCACCCGGCTGGACGAGCGGTCGCTGACGCATCTGCGCCGGGACCGGATCGGCTTCGTCTTCCAGGCGTTCAACCTGGTCCCGACCCTGACCGCGCTGGAGAACATCACCCTCCCCCTCGACCTGGCCGGCCGCAAGCCGGACCAGGCCTGGCTCGACACCGTGATCGCGACCGTCGGCCTGGCGGACCGGCTCCGGCACAAGCCGGCCGAGCTGTCCGGCGGGCAGCAGCAGCGGGTCGCGTGTGCACGGGCCCTGGTCTCCCGGCCGGACGTGGTGTTCGCCGACGAGCCGACCGGCAACCTCGACTCCAAGGCGTCCGCGGACGTGCTCGGCTTCCTGCATCGCTCGGTCCGCGAGTTCGGCCAGACCGTGGTGATGGTGACCCACGACCCGACCGCCGCGGCCTACGCGGACCGGGTGCTGTTCCTCGCCGATGGGCGGGTCCGGTCCGAGCTGGTCGACCCGACCGCCGAGTCCGTGCTGGAGCTGATGAAGCAGCTGGACGGGACTGCCTGATGCTCAAGCTGGGCCTCCGCTCGGTGCTGGCCCACCGGCTGCGGTTCGTGCTGTGCACGGTCGCCGTCCTGCTCGGGATCGGGTTCGTCAGCGGCGCGATGATCTTCACCGACACGCTCTCCGCGGCCCTGAAGAAGAACTTCGCCGGCAGTACCGCCGACCTCACTGTGACCACCGCGCCCGGCCCGAACGACCCGGGTACCGAGGACGGCCGCACAGCAACCCTGACCAGTGACATCGCGCACCGGATCGCCACGGTGCCCGGGGTGGCGAGCGCGGACGCCCAGCTGCTGCTGCCGGGCATCGAGATCCTCGGCAAGGACGGCAAGCCGATCGAGAACTACGGCCTGCAGGCGTACGCGGCGAGCTGGCCGCACGACCAGGCCGGCGCACCGTTCACGGTCGTCCAGGGCAAGCCGCCGTGGGGTCAGGGTCAGGTCTCGCTCGACCAGACCACCGCGCGCCGGGAGGGGTACGAGCTCGGCCAGGAGGTCAAGATCGTCACCCCGGCCAAGTCGGTGACGGCGACCCTGACCGCGATCACCACACCGGCCCTGGCCGGCGAGGCCGCGGGGGCACCGCTGGTCGCCTTCGATCCGGCGAGCGCCCAGCTCCTGCTCCTCGGCAAGGCCGGCTGGACGTCGATCGCCGTCTCGGTGCAGCCCGGCCAGGACCACGAGGCGGTCCGTCAGGCGGTCGCGAACGAGCTGGGCTCCGGCCCGTACACCGTGCGGACCGCGGCCCAGGTCTCCGCCGACGGGAAGAACGCGCTCGACGACGTCTTCGGCGGCTTCAGCACCGTCCTGATCCTCTTCGCCGCGCTGGCCTTGTTCGTCGGCGCGTTCCTGATCGTCAACACGTTCGCGATGGTGGTCGCGCAAAGGTCCCGCGAGCTGGCCATGCTCCGCGCGATCGGCGCCTCCCGGTCCCAGGTCACCGGGACCGTGCTCGCCGAGGCCGTGGTGATCGGCGCCGTCGGCTCGACGGCCGGCCTCGTCCTCGGGATCGCGGTCGCCGGCGGTATCCAGCTCTTCTACCAGACCCTCGACCTCGCCATCCCGTCCGCGAACCTGCAGATCGGCGCGGCCACCGTCATCGCGAGCTACGTCCTCGGCATCGGCATCACCCTGGCCGCGGCGTACCCGGCGGCTCGGCGGGCGGGCAAGCTCCCACCGGTCGCCGCGATGCGCGAGGACCACACCGTCCCCGAACGGTCCCTCGTGGTCCGGCTCGTCCTCGGCGGCTTCCTGCTGCTGATGGCGCTCATGCTGATCGCCATCGCCTTGGCGGCCCGCGGACTTCCCGGGACCGTCCTGCTCGCGTTCGGAGCGGCGCTCACCCTGCTCGGGATCGTCCTGATCAGCCCCTTGATCAGCCGGTACGCCGTCCGCTGGCTGATGGCCCCGTTCGGCCGGAGGGCCCCGGTGACGCTGGGCCGGCGCAACGCCGAGCGCAATCCCCGCCGGACCTCGGCCACCGCCTCGGCGCTGATGATCTCGCTCGCGCTGGTCAGCGGGCTCGTGGTGATCGCGGCGTCGGCGAAAGCCTCGGTGGACAAGGGCATCTCGGACGCGATCGGGACCGCCGAGTTCGTCGTCGTGAACGAGGGCGGCGGCGGCTTCAGCCCCCAGGTCGGCGACCGGATCGCCGCCGTCCCGGGCATCGCGGGCGTGCACCGGATCCGCCAGCTCCCGGCCAGGGCCGGCAAGACCCCGGTCGCCGTGTCCGGGGTCTCGGACGACACGCTGAAGGGCCCGATCACGGTCGCCGTCGACGAGGGCAGCGTCGACCGCCTCGGCCAGGGCGAGGTGGTCGTCCCCCGCAACCTGGCCAACGAGCTCAAGCTGTCCGTCGGCGGCAAGCTCGAGCTGACCACCACCAGCGGCACCCGGTCGCTGCCGGTCGGCGCCGTGATCGCGACGAACCGGCAGGTGGACGCCGTCCTGGTCTCCCTCGGCACCTTCGCCGAGATCGGTGGCCCCGGCACCGACCGGACCCTGTACGTCGACGTTGCCGAAGGCACCGATCTCGGCCAGGTCCGGCAGGCCGTGCTCGACCGGCTGACGGACTACCCGTCGTTGCTCGTCCGCGACCAGCAGGCGTACGCCGCGGGCGAACGCGCGCCGATCAACGCGATCCTCGGCGTCGTCGGCGCGTTGCTCGGACTGGCGATCCTGATCGCGCTGCTCGGCATCGTCAACACGCTGGCGCTGGGCGTGGTCGAGCGGACCCGGGAGATCGGGCTGCTCCGCGCGATCGGGATGGACGGGCCGCAGCTGCGCCGGATGCTCCAGGTGGAGTCGATCGCGATCGCGGTGCTCGGGGCGCTGCTCGGCCTGGTGATCGGGGTGCTGTTCGGCTCGATGGTGCAGAAGGTGATGTCCGACGACGGTCTCGCTGTCCTCGACATCCCGGTGCTCCAGCTGCTGCTCGCGGTCCTGGTCGCCGCGGCCGTCGGCGTACTCGCCGCCATCTGGCCGTCCCGCCGCGCGGCCCGCCTCGACGTCCTCCGGGCGATCTCCACCGAATGAACCGGCCCGGCGCGGGAAGCGTCAGGGAGTGATGCCGTGGCTGCGCAGCGTCCGCTTGGCCCAACCGCAACCTGGTGAGAGGGTCCCCAAACCGGCATTGACCGGTAGCCTGCCGGTGTGCCGGGCAGCGTCCAGTCGATCGAGCGAGCTGCCGCAGTGCTGCGTCTGCTCGCCGCTGCCCAGAACGGCCTCGGGGTCGCCGATCTGGGCAACGCTCTCGGCCTGCCGAAGCCGACCGTGCACGGGATCCTGCGCACGTTGCACCAGGTCGGGTTCGTCGAGCAGGACCACAGCGGGGCGCATTACCACCTGAGCGACGCCTTCGGCCGGCTCGGTGAGACGTACCTGGATCCGAACGAGCTGCGCAGCCGGGCGATCAACTGGGCCGACTCGCTCGCGTCCCGCAGCGGCGAGGTGGTCCGGGTGGGCCGGCTGGTCGAGGGCAAGGTCGTGGTCGTGCACCACGTGTTCCGCCCCGACGACAGCGACCAGAACCTGGACGTCGGGACCACGTTGCCGCCGCACGCGTGCGCGCTCGGCAAAGCCGTGCTGGCTTTCGATACCAGCGGAGCCGCGAAACCGCGCAGACTGGAAGCGTTCACGACCAGGACGATCGTGGATCCGGCCCGGCTGGCCGAAGAGCTGGCCGCGGTCCGGACGAAGGGGTGGGCCGGGGAGTTCGAGGAGCACACCGTGGAACTGGCGGGGATCGCGGCGCCGATCCGCGGGCTGGGTGGACTGGTGGTCGGGGCGGTCGGGCTGACCGGCCGGATCGAACGGATCTGCGACAGCCGGCTGCGGCACCGTGCCGACCTGGTCACCATGGTGCGCGCCGCTGCCGAGGCGATCGGCCGGGACCTGCGGGAGGACCGTTGACGGCCGGACCACTCAGGGGGCGTGGGAAACCACGGGTCAGCAGGATCAGCCAAGGTGGCGGGGAGGACGCCTGATGGCAGAACAGTTCGTAGCGGCGGTGGACCAGGGGACGAATTCGACCAGGTGCATCCTGTTCGACCGGCGCGGCCGGCTCGTCTCGGTGGCCCAGCGCGAGCACAAGCAGCATTTTCCGAAACCCGGCTGGGTCGAGCACGACGCGGAGGAGATCTGGCGCAACGTCACCCGGGTGGTCCCGGCCGCGGTGCGCCAGATCGGCGCCGATCCGGGCCAGATCGTTGCCATCGGCATCACCAACCAGCGGGAGACCAGTCTGCTCTGGGACCGCCGGACCGGGCAGCCGATCGGGCACGCGGTGGTCTGGCAGGACACCCGGACCGACCGGCTGATCACCGAACTGGCCGGCGACGAGGGGGTCGACCGGTACGCCGATCTGTGCGGCTTGCCGTTGACTACGTACTTCTCGGCACCGCGGTTGCGCTGGATGCTCGACCACACCCCCGGGCTGCACGCCCGGGCGGAACGCGGCGAGGTCCTGTTCGGCACGATGGAGAGCTGGCTGATCTGGAACTTCACCGGCGGCCCGGCCGGCGGACTGCACGTGACCGACGTGACGAACGCCAGCCGGACGATGCTGATGAACATCGAGACGCTGGAGTGGGACGACACCCTGCTGGACGCGTTCGGCGTCCCGAAGACCGTGCTGCCGGAGATCCGGCCGTCGTCCGGCGTGTTCGCGACGGCGACCGAGGTACTGCCGGGAGTACGGATCGGGGCCGCGCTCGGCGACCAGCAGGCGGCGCTGTTCGGCCAGACCTGTTTCAGTCCCGGCGAGGCGAAGTGCACGTACGGCACCGGGTCGTTCCTGCTGCTCAACACGGGCAAGGAGATCGTCCGGTCGACGCACGGCATGCTCACCACTGTCGCGTACCAGATCGGCCCGCAACCCGCGGCGTACGCGCTGGAGGGGTCGATGGCGGTGACCGGCTCGCTGGTGCAGTGGTTCCGCGACGGGCTCGGCCTGATCCACACCGCGGCCGAGATCGAGACGCTGGCGCGGACCGTGGAGGACAACGGCGGGGCGTACATCGTGCCCGCGTTCTCCGGGTTGTTCGCGCCGCACTGGCGGAGCGAGGCGCGCGGCGTGATCGCGGGGCTCACGTCGTACATCACCAAGGGGCACCTGGCCCGGGCGGTGCTGGAGGCGACCGGGTTCCAGACGCTCGAGGTGGTGAACGCGATGAACGCGGACTCGGGGATCGCGCTGACCGCGCTCAAGGTGGACGGCGGGATGACCGCGAACAACCTGCTGATGCAGTTCCTCGCCGACCTGCTCGACGTCCCCGTGGTCCGGCCGATGGTGACCGAGACGGTCTCCCTCGGCGCGGCGTACGCGGCCGGCCTGGCCGTCGGCTACTGGCCCGACCTGCAGGGTCTGCGGAGCAACTGGCACCGGGCCGGCCAGTGGGTGCCGCACATGGAGGACGACCGGCGGACCAGCGAGTACGCGAACTGGCAGTCCGCCGTCGAACGCACCTTCGGCTGGATCCGCCCGGACCAGTAGTTGCCCGCAGCTCCTGGTCGCGGGACCTCACGGCGCCGCGACCAGGAGCTGCTCAGATCGGTGAGACGATGTCCGGCGCTTCCAGCCGGACCTTGTCGGCCGACTCGTCGTCGGGCTGGTCCTGGGAGTCGCGCTCGGACTGGACCCGGCGCAGGTAGTACGACACCTCGCGCTCGATCGTCTGCTCGTCCCAGCCGAGCACCGGGGCCATCAGCCTTGCGGCCGCCTCGGCCGTCCCGACCCCGCGGTCCCAGGCCTCGATCGAGATCCGGGTCCGCCTTGCCAGCGCGTCGTCCAGGTGCCGGGCGCCCTCGGCCCGGGCCGCGTAGACGATCTCGGCCTTCAGGTAGTCCTGCGCGCCGGGCAGCTGCTCGCCGAGCGACGGGTCCTCCTCGACCAGGTCGAGCACCTCCTCGACCAGGGCGCCGTACCGGTTCAGCAGATGCTCGATCCGGGCCACGTGCAGGCCCGACCGCTGCGCGATCAGGTGCCGCTGGTTCCACAGCGCGTGGTACCCGTCGGCGCCGACCAGCGGGAGGTTCTTGGTGACCGACTTCGGCACCCGCCCGTCCAGCGCGTTCGCGGCCGCGTCGATCGCGTCCTTGGCCATCACCCGGTACGTCGTGTACTTGCCGCCGGCCACCACCACAAGCCCGGGGGCCGCGTGCGCGACGACGTGCTCGCGGGACAGCTTGGAGGTGCTCTCCGACTCCCCTGCCAGCAGCGGCCGCAGTCCGGCGTACACGCCCTCCACGTCCTCGCGGGTCAGCGGCGTGGTCAGCACCGCGTTCACGTGGTCGAGCAGGTACTCGATGTCCTTGCTGGTCGCGGCCGGGTGGGCCTTGTCCAGGTGCCAGTCGGTGTCGGTGGTCCCGATCAGCCAGTGCCGGCCCCACGGGATGATGAACAGCACGGACTTCTCGGTCCGCAGGATCATCCCGCTGCTGGACTGGATCCGGTCCTTCGGCACCACCAGGTGGATGCCCTTCGACGCGCGGACGTGGTACTGCCCGCGTTCGCCCACCATCGCCTGCGTCTCGTCGGTCCAGACCCCGGTCGCGTTCACGACCTGCTTGGCCCGGATCTCGAACTCACGGCCGCTCTCCAGGTCCTTGGCCTGGACCCCGGTGACCCGCTCGCCCTGCCGGACGAACCCGGTCACCTTCACCCGGTTCGCGACGTGGGCACCGTAGGAGGCGGCCGTCCGGGCCAGCTCCATCGTGTGCCGGGCGTCGTCCACCTGGGCGTCGTAGTACTGGATCGCGCCGACCAGGGCGGACTTCTTCAGGCTCGGGACCAGCCGCATCGCCCCGCGCCGGGTCAGGTGCCGATGGATCGGCAGCCCGGCCCCGTGGCCGGAGCTGAACGCCATCCCGTCGTACAGGGCCACGCCGGCGCCCGCGTAGAACCGCTCCCACCCGCGGTGCTGCAGCGGGTACAGGAAGGGCACCGGCTTGACCAGGTGCGGCGCCAGGCGCTGCAGGAGCAGACCGCGCTCCTGCAACGCCTCGTGCACCAGCCGGAAGTCCAGCATCTCGAGATACCGCAGTCCGCCATGGACCAGCTTGCTGGACCGGCTGGAGGTCCCACTCGCGAAGTCGCGGGCCTCCAGCAGTCCCGTGGTCAGACCCCGGGTCGCGGCGTCGAGCGCCGATCCGGTGCCGACCACCCCGCCACCGATCACCAGGACGTCCAGTTCCCGGCCGTCCGCCATCGCGTCGATGGCCTCGGTCCTCGCCTGCGGTGACAGAGCCACTACACCCACTGTGCTGTTCCTTCCGGTTGTTCTCGTACTGCGTGTTGCCGGGCCGTCGCCGTCAGTCGACGTCGACCCAGTCCAGGGTGCGCTGGACCGCCTTCTGCCAGCCCGCGTACCCCTTCGCGCGCTGGTCCTCGTTCCACTGTGGCTCCCAGCGCTTCGCCTCGTTCCAGTTCTGCACCAGCTCTTCCTTGGTGTTCCAGAACCCGACCGCCAGGCCGGCCGCGTAGGCCGCCCCGAGGGCCGTGGTCTCCGCGACGACCGGCTTGCTGACCGGGACGCCGAGGATGTCGGCCTGCATCTGCATGCAGAGCTCGTTGGCGGTGATGCCACCGTCCACCTTCAGCACGTCCAGCTTCACGCCGGAGTCCTTCTCCATCGCGTCCGAGACGTCCTTGCTCTGGTAGCAGATCGCTTCCAGTGTTGCTCGGGCCAGGTGGGCGTTGGTGTTGAACCGGGACAGCCCGACGATCGCACCGCGCGCGTCGGACCGCCAGTACGGTGCGAACAGCCCGGAGAACGCCGGCACGAAGTACACGCCGCCGTTGTCCTCGACCTGCCGGGCCAGCGTCTCGGTCTCCGCCGCGCCGGAGATGATGCCGAGCTGGTCCCGCAGCCACTGGACGGCCGACCCGGTCACCGCGATCGAGCCCTCCAGCGCGTACACCGGTGCCTCGTCGCCGAACTTGTAGCACATCGTCGTGAGCAGGCCCGCCTTCGAGCGGACCAGCTCGGTGCCGGTGTTCAGCAGCATGAAGTTGCCGGTGCCGTAGGTGTTCTTGGCCTCGCCGGGGTTGAAGCAGACCTGCCCGACGGTGGCCGCCTGCTGGTCGCCCAGGTCACCGGTCAGCGGCACCACGCCGCCGATCGGGCCGTTCGCCAGCGTCTCGCCGTACTTGCTCGGATCCGACGACGGCCGGATCTCCGGCAGCATCTGCCGCGGGATGTTGAAGAACGAGATCAGCTCGTCGTCCCAGTCGAGCGTCTCCAGGTTCATCAGCATCGTCCGGCTGGCGTTGGTCACATCGGTGATGTGGACGCCGCCGTCGGTCCCGCCGGTGAGGTTCCAGAGCAGCCAGGTGTCGGTGTTGCCGAACACGGCGTCACCGGCCTCGGCGGCCTCGCGGACCCCGTCGACGTTCTCCAGGATCCACTGGACCTTGCCGGCCGAGAAGTACGTCGCCGGTGGCAGCCCGGCCTTCTGCCGGATCACGTCGCCCTTGCCCTCGCGTTCCAGGGCGGAGGCGATCCGGTCGGTCCGGGTGTCCTGCCAGACGATCGCGTTGTAGTAGGGGCGGCCGGTCCGCTTGTTCCAGACCACGGCCGTCTCACGCTGGTTGGTGATCCCGAGCGCCGCCAGGTCGCTCGACTGCAGACCTTTCGCGTTCATCGCGGTGCGGATCACCGAGCTGGTCCGCTCCCAGATCTCCACCGGGTTGTGCTCGACCCAGCCCGCCTGCGGCAGGATCTGCTCGTGCTCCAGCTGGTGGATCGCCACCTCGTTGCCGGAGTGGTCGAAGATCATGAATCGGGTGCTCGTGGTGCCCTGGTCGACGGCACCGACGAAGTCAGCCATGGAACTTCCTCTCCTCACACTGCGCTGTCCTGCGGCGGGTCATGCTGTGGTCTCCGGCTCGGGGACCCGGCCCGGCTCCTCGTCCGCGTCACCGACCGGCAGGTGCCGGCCGACCAGCAGGTCGTAGAGGAACGCGCCGATGAGCGCCCCGACGATCGGTCCCACGATCGGGACCCAGAAATAGGGATCCCCGAACTGGTCCTTGAAGGCTTGCCCTCCGTAGCCGGTGATGGCGGAGGCCAACCGTGGCCCGAAGTCACGCGCCGGGTTGATCGCGTATCCGGCCAGGGTGCCCCAGGCCATCCCGATCCCGACCACCAGCAGCCCGATCAGGAACGGGCCGAGGTTCGCGGCCGGAGCCGTGTTGCGCAGGTCGACGATGGCCAGGATGACCAACATGAGGATCGCGGTACCGATCACCTGGTCGAGCAGACCGCCCCACATCCCGACCCCGAGTTCCACGTTGCCGTTGCCCGGCAGGGTGGAGAACACGCCCTGACTCTTGATTCCGAGATCGGGGTCGAACTTGGTCAGCACCTCGTTGTAGTTCCAGCGGACCACCAGTGCCGCCGCGAACGCGCCGAGGAACTGCGCACCGATGTACGGCAGCACCTTCCGCCAGGCGAACCCGCGGAACGCCGCCAGGGCGATCGTCACCGCGGGATTGATGTGGGCACCGCTGATCCGGGCTGACACGTACACACCCATGGTCACGCCGATACCCCAGGCCCATGCGATCGAGTCGTGATCCCCGATGCCGCCGGCCACCACTTGGGCCACCACGCCGACGCCGAACAGGATCAGGATGAACGTTCCGGCGAACTCGGCCGAACACTCCCCCAGAAGGGTCCGCGCCTTGACCGCCTCGGTCGTAGCCATGCTTGACCTCCCTTCCACCCCGTGACGACCACGGAGAACTGGAATGTAGGAGCGTCTGCGAGGCGGCACAACGCTTGTCGTTCGACATTGTCGAACGGTGCCGGACGGTCCCGGGCCGCGACACTCCGCGCCCGCTCATAAGACCTCTCGGGGCACTGGTCCGACGCTGGAAAAAAGTTGCCCGCAACGGCAACCGGAAGGTGGTCCCGGCGCGTCCTGTCTACGGGACGAGCCTGGGGGAAGGGACGAGATGAACGGCGATTTCAGGAAGTTCGCGGTCCGACGGGAGCGGGCGTTGTACCGCTACGCACATCTGCTCACCGGTGACCACACCGAGGCCGAGGAGCTGACCAGGGACGCGTTGGGGCGGACCCAGGCGACCTGGCGTCGTCATTCGGACACGGCCGGTGCGGAGTTGTACGCCCGTCGGGCCATCACCACCGCCACCGCCGGCCGCTGGCGCCCGCGGACCTGGTTCGCCGACCGCACCCGGGCCGGCCACCCGGCCGTCCCCGCCCACGACAACGTCGCCGCCGACAGCTGGATCCGCGACGAGGTCCAGTCCCTCCCACCCCGCCAGCGGGCCGCCCTGGTGCTGCGCTACTACGAGCGCCTCACCGACGCCGAAGTGGCCCAGATCCTCGGCTGCTCGGTGCCCACCGCGCGGGCCAGGACCAGCCAGGCCCTCGACACCCTCAGATCCCGGCTGGACCCCGAGACGGCGCACCTGGTCGACCAGCTCCTGACCACCCGCGGCGCCGGCTGATCCGAGACACGAGATGCTTGGCCGGTGGACGAGACATTCGCGGCGCTGCTGCGGAGCCGGCGACTGGCTCTTGGCCTGACCCAGGAACGACTGGCCGAGCTGGCGGGCGTGAGTCCCCAGGCGATCGGCATGCTCGAGCGAGGAGTTCGGCGCTTCCCGCAGCGGACGACCCTCGACAAACTCGGTGACGCCTTCGAACTGACTCCGGCGGAACGGACGGCGTTCGAGCAGATCGCCTCCCGGGGCAGGGTCCCGACCGACAGCACCGAGACACCCGGACCGCTGTGGACCGCGCCGCTGCAGTTGCCTGGGGCGACGCCGAACTTCGTCGGCCGGGACGAGCACCTCGACCAGCTGACCGGGTTGCTGACGAACCGGTCAGGTCCCCCGGGCAGTCCGGCGATCGCCACGATCCAGGGCATGCCCGGTGTCGGCAAGACCTCGCTCGCGCTGGTCGTGGCCCACGCGGTGGCGGCCCGGTATCCCGACGGAGTCGTCCACCTCGACCTCCGCGGGTTCGGACCGGGCGAACCGCTGGCGCCGTCGACCGCACTGGCCCGCGTCCTGGAGTCGACCGGGCTCCCCGCCGACGAGCTACCCGCTCGGTTCGAAGACCTGGTGACCACCTTCCGTACCCGCTTCGCCGACCGGCGGGTGCTGTTGGTCCTCGACAACGCGGCCGAGCTCGGTCAGGTCACGCCGCTGATTCCGGCCAGTGCCGGCTGCGGCGTCCTGGTCACCAGCCGCAGGACGCTGACCGCCCTGCAGGCCGGCCGGCATGTCCACCTCGATCCGCTGACCCCCGACGACTCGGTCGAGTTGTTCACGTCGATCACCGGCCGGGACGACCACGATCCCGCCGTACGGCGCATCGCGGAGCTGTGCGGCCACCTCCCGCTGGCCATCACGATCGCCGCGGCCTGGCTGGTGCGCCGCCCGGCCTGGTCCGCCGACGACCTCGCCCTACGCCTCGCCGACGAGTCCCGCCGCCTGGATCTTCTCGGCACCGACGACCTCGACGTCCGCGCCAGCGTCACCTTCTCCATCGACCAGCTCACCGCCGGCGAGAGGCCGGAGGACCTCGCTGCCGCCGATGCCTTCGCGTTGCTCTCGCTCCCTGACGGCCCCGACCTCACTGCCCAGACAGCCGCTCCCCTGCTGGGCTCCTCCGACGCAGCGGCCGACCGCGTCCTCGAGTACCTGGTCGACCTGCACCTGCTGCAGTCGCCGCATCCGGGCCGGTACCGCTTTCACGACCTCGTCCGCACGTACGCCCGCGAGCTCGCCGACGACCTCGATCCGGCGCGCCGGGACAGCGCGTTCGCCCGCTATCTGACCTACTACCTGGCCGCCGGCTGGCGCGCCTGCGAACTGTCCGACGCCGGGAGCGCCCGGTTCGCCTGGTCCGGTCCGGACTGGCGCAGTACCGGACCCGCCTTCACCGAAGCGGGTGCCGGCCTGGACTGGATCGACCGCGAACTGGCGAACATCCTGGCGGTGATCGACCGGACAGGTCAGCGGGAGGACACCGCCGAGACGACCGCCGGTCTGCTGATCGGCCTGTTCGGCTATTTCACCGCCCGCGGCCACCTCGGCGAGTGGCTCGACGCGATCGACCAGATGGTCCACCGGCCGATCGCGCCGTGGAGCCGCGCGCAGTTGCAGGCCGACGCTGCCATCGCCGCGACCGAGTTGGCGCGCTACGACGAGGCGTCCGAACGCTTCGAGGCCGCGGCCGCCGGCTTCGAGGCGGTCGGCGACCTGCGCGGCCAGTCCATGGTCGCGAACAACCATGCCCGCCTCTTCACGCGGCGTCGTCTGTACGACGAAGCCCTCCCCTACGTCGAGCGTGGTCTCGCGATCAACCGCAAGCTCGACAACGACCGTGGCATCAGCTTCTCGCTGGCCGGCCTCGCCGAGATCTACGGCGAACTGGGCCGCCATCACGAAGAGGTCGAGTACACCAAAGAATCCCTCGAGTACCTCGAGCGGTCCGGCAGCACGCGCCACGTCGCCAACACGTTGATCGATCTCGGCGTGGCCCATGCCCGCCTCGGCCGGACCGAACTCGGCGTCGACGAAGCCCGGCAGGGCCTGCGGCAACTGGAGGCGCTGGGACAGGTGGGCAACTGTTCGGACGGGCAGGTCTGGATCGGCTGGATCCTCGCCCTGGCCGGACGGCACCGGGAGGCGGTCGGCAGCTACGAGGAAGGCCTGAGTATCGCGGTGGAGCTCGCGGATCGCCGCCGGGAGGCCAACGCCCGCTTCCGGCTCGGGGTGAGTCAGCTCGCGCTCGGCGACCGGCCGGAGGCGGACCTCAACCTCGACTTCGCGCTCGGCTTCTACCGGGAGCACCGGCCCGAGGTCGCCGACGACATCGAGGCGATCCTGACCGGTGGACCGCCGGCGGCCGCAGCCTTCGCGGCACGCTCCACCATCATCTGACGCCGGGAACCACAGCACCGCCCGGGAGAAACTCGTCCGGGCGGTGCTCGGAGCCGTCTCAGGTGCCCTACTTGCCGGCGGTCTCCGCCGCCTTGAGGGCGTCGGCGGCCTGCTCCTCGGTGGCGTTCTCCGGGAAGTGGCAGGCGGTCTGGTGGCCCGGGGCGAGCTGGATCAGCGGCGGCTCGACCTTCTTGCAGAGGTCCTGCGCCTTCCAGCAGCGGGTGTGGAAGCGGCAGGCCGGCGGCGGGTTGATCGGGCTCGGGACGTCGCCCTGGAGCCGGATCCGCTCGCGCTTGGTCTTGCGGGCCGTGTCCGGGATCGGGACGGCCGAGAGCAGCGCCAGCGTGTACGGG encodes the following:
- a CDS encoding helix-turn-helix domain-containing protein, with the translated sequence MDETFAALLRSRRLALGLTQERLAELAGVSPQAIGMLERGVRRFPQRTTLDKLGDAFELTPAERTAFEQIASRGRVPTDSTETPGPLWTAPLQLPGATPNFVGRDEHLDQLTGLLTNRSGPPGSPAIATIQGMPGVGKTSLALVVAHAVAARYPDGVVHLDLRGFGPGEPLAPSTALARVLESTGLPADELPARFEDLVTTFRTRFADRRVLLVLDNAAELGQVTPLIPASAGCGVLVTSRRTLTALQAGRHVHLDPLTPDDSVELFTSITGRDDHDPAVRRIAELCGHLPLAITIAAAWLVRRPAWSADDLALRLADESRRLDLLGTDDLDVRASVTFSIDQLTAGERPEDLAAADAFALLSLPDGPDLTAQTAAPLLGSSDAAADRVLEYLVDLHLLQSPHPGRYRFHDLVRTYARELADDLDPARRDSAFARYLTYYLAAGWRACELSDAGSARFAWSGPDWRSTGPAFTEAGAGLDWIDRELANILAVIDRTGQREDTAETTAGLLIGLFGYFTARGHLGEWLDAIDQMVHRPIAPWSRAQLQADAAIAATELARYDEASERFEAAAAGFEAVGDLRGQSMVANNHARLFTRRRLYDEALPYVERGLAINRKLDNDRGISFSLAGLAEIYGELGRHHEEVEYTKESLEYLERSGSTRHVANTLIDLGVAHARLGRTELGVDEARQGLRQLEALGQVGNCSDGQVWIGWILALAGRHREAVGSYEEGLSIAVELADRRREANARFRLGVSQLALGDRPEADLNLDFALGFYREHRPEVADDIEAILTGGPPAAAAFAARSTII